ctaaaagaataaggacctaaaatgtaaaaacaaatcTGGATGCGACGTATCGCAAAAGCCCTCTGCTACTTGTCAGAAGAAGGGAGAaaaccaactttatatatatacattttatttgatgtttgaactttacgaaaacataaaaagaataaaaatatttttcgcaTTAGTTCTTGAATTTTTCAGTATATCTTGGTGTAAGACTTATTATAGTATAATAATCAGTTTTCCaacataaattttgattagtatttCTACTTCAATAATCatgatgttttaaaatagtatattaatttttttctgaaaaattcactttaaatcatttttaatattgtagTTAATTGAAACATATAGAATTGGTGTAAACTACCTAtgttatttatgttatgtaaaaaaattcaaaaaaaaatgaaaatcaaaatTGATGTTAGACAACACCAATAAATATGTATGATAGATATTCagctaaatataaaatatattgattgATAAACATCAAATTTGGTTCATGCTACCCTACCTTAGCATCAATAGTGTGACTATAACAtctttctatatattatatattattgaaaatttcttgatatacaatattttatagAACATTATTGATATGTTTTGTGTCTACTTTAAGAATGTTGAGTCATGCAGTTGTAGTGACTCTTTGATAGTGAAGCATACAATTGTCCATGAGAGACCATCTTGCATCTGTTAGTGTGAGAATTATTTTGAGAATAAGAATCCGTTATTTTGGGAATAAGAATCTGTTGATTATTGATTTTAGTTAGGATTTATGCTTTCGTGATCATGTTGTCTAGGCTGGTTATTAGTATTCCATTGCAAATTTCTTTTCGTTGATTTAAATGCTTTAATAACATGACTGGAACATCTATCTTGAGATCAAATTCGTGATTTGAAATCCCTGAAAATTTGAacgtatttaaaaatatatgggATACATAATATgctgatttataattttttctttgtcGTTACCAATACTATCAGAACACAAATATTCTTTTTGCTCACCTTCTAAGCAAATTACCATATTATTCACTTCACCAACTTTTTCATTCCTTATTCTTTGGAGTAAACATTGCTTTTTAGATGAGATAATTCTTGTTTATATATACGTTGTAATGCATTCAATAGGAGCTGCATTTTTTTGCAAGAAAAATTTGTTGTCTGTCTCAGAAAGTAAATTATGTGAACATCAGTTTAGATGTGAAAGGACATACAGAAAAACTTACCCAAATATAAAAGTcaattattcataaataaattGACATTGACATTAACTTAACTACAACAGTGTAACCAATTTATATTTTCGATAAGAACAAACACTTATAAGCATAACAATCACATTAATTTTTGTACAACAACATAACTGCATAACATCTATTTGGCTATATGTACAAACACCAAAGTATAATCGTGGGTGGCAATAACTAACGTACATCATCACGacaattatgacaaaaaaaatcaaaatcagtttaagaagaaaaaaatgtgaCGATCAGGAAACCTAGTTATTTCGTCAATATGTGTCAAAAAGAAGATCACGCAAAGATATGAAAAAATATGCAGAAAAACTCACCTACTATTTTTCTTCTACTCTTATTATGTTTGCTGGCCAAATATGAGAGAGCTTAATCCAAAATACATATGTGAATAACTGTAGTTCcttttggtttatgatttttaaacagaaaattaaatatttaattagaaGAGTTGATTATTCATAAAAATACTGAAATAATTATTCTACAATttaaggaaaattactattaaacaCTCTGTTACAATTTTCCtatgtttaaaatttagaaaaggACAATTACTATCAAATATGTTTTATAGTTATCATTtctttaggattttagaaaaggaaaattagtattagataaattattttacaaatactttttgtttagaatttttaaaaagaaacaaatttggtaaaaaatactattaagcAATTTTTAAACTTACTtcctttataaaatcatttttattatcttatcttatataattattaaccatgagatattttaatatacatcacaattttaaaagaaaaattactatcATATTTTCAAATGctgacaaaaatatatattttacaattatcttttctttaggattttagaaaagggaaattaatattaagtatgttattttacaaatatttgttttaggATTTGTAAAAAGGAATTTTTCTAGAAACAgctaatattaaataaattttgaaattaattatttctattcaatcattttcaaatttcaaatttattatcttagcatatatatatatatatatatatatatatatttaattatgagAGATTTTAACACATGTCGATATATTAAAAGGAAAATCGATATCATATATTATTtgcttaatattttttaaaaataaagttattagtaaataatatttatagttaCTTTTTTTACAAATCACGTTTTTGTTAttatctaattatatatatttttaagtttaacacatgtcacaatcttaaatatataattgccatatgtcacaatcatgttaattagcaactttgaagaaccaaactttaatatacattacaattttaaaagaaaaattactatcatattttacaatgctgacaaaaatatatattttacaattatcttttctttaggattttagaaaagggaaattaatattaagtatgttattttacaaatatttgttttaggATTTGTAAAAAGGAATTTTTCTAGAAACAgctaatattaaataaattttgaaattaattatttctattaaatcattttcaaattttatatttattatcttagcatatatatatatttaatttatgagaGATTTTAACACATGTCGATATATTACAAGGAAAATCGATATCATATATTATTtgcttaatatttaaaaaaaataaaattattattaaataatatttataattactttttttacaaatcaggtttttgttattatctaattatatatatttttaagtttaacacatatcacaatcttaaatatataattaccaTATGTCACAATCATATTAATTaccaactttgaagaaccaaactttatataataagataggTATgtacaataaattttttttaaagtgtttttatttgattttaaaaatattggatAGGGCCCCCAAATTTGTGAAGTCCGGCTCTGCATATCATCATGTCCACCAGTGTTATGGAATATATCAGATGAGAATAAAACAGTAATTAAGAATAATAAACCCAAATAAAGTAGTGTATTGGATTCCACTACACCACTAAGAAATGTTTTAATAGAAGTTAGGTAACTAACGTGTCTTTATTTATTCTCATTTAAGGGTTGATATTCACTTTGGAAGATCATATATTCCTAATCCTTTTTTGTCCTTTCGCTATTTCAACCATTCCTAATCCTTTTTTATCCTTTCACTATTTCAACCATGTGcgtttaaatttattatacaaATAGGTAGTTTTTTCTCAGTCTCTACCTCatcaataaaaaagaaattaaatcaaatattgtTAACTCATTTAGtacatacatatttatatttttaatttatattaatataagatATGAGCCCGTTGCGTTCCAACGggttttgtttgatattttaatttaataaaaatcataaaataataaatcattttattagagttttatgattattttttacatatatagtttgagatttattttatattaaatatcatTTTCATACATAAGTtaaagttaatatttatattttattatcatggtgcatagatgaattgttataaactttatatttcGGATTAGAGAAAATATTATACCTAAACATTAAAATTGAACACAATCCGAGATAAgaaattgaataaaaattaaaaagaaataaaattcaaatacaCCAATCGAGTCAATGACAAAATTATACATGTTCATATGTActaatttattgttttattaaataagtctttaaagttttatttttctaggatttttcaaaaaaggaaaacattctattttataaatatcctttttatttacaataaaaatataaaaaataatattaaataatattaactatttttaaaagttgccattttcaaattgtttgatgttttaatttaataaaatcgtaaaataataaatcattttattacagttttatgattgtttttttgcatatgtagtttgagatttattttataattaaaacccGTTTTCACACATAActtcaagttaatatttgtattttataatcatgatACATAGATTAATTGTTATAAACTTTGTACCTCGGATTAGAGAAAATATTATACCTAAACATTTAAATTGAACACAACCTGAGATAAGAAAttgaatgaaaattaaaaagaaatgaaagtcaaatacaccaatcgagtcaatgacaaaattatacattttcttatgtactaatttaatgttttattaaataaatctttaaaattttatttttctaggattttttaaaaaaaaggaaaacattctattttataaatctcttttttatttacaataaaaaaaaatttaaataacattaactttgtttaaaagttgccattttcaaaattcatttttattatcttattatatatatatatatttatttatttaaatcattatatatttaaacacatgtcacaatattagaaagaaaattagtatcaaataattttttgcaattatcttttgattaggattctgaaaaaggaaaactattattaaataatatttataattctttttaataaaatttatttttgttaatatcttagtatatatatttttaattatgagatagattaacacatgtcaaatcttaaatatataattttcatgtgtcgcgatcatgttaattaacaacttttaagaaccaaactttatataataaaatactttacaAAACGTAACAATACAaacagtaaacaaattataatgttttatcTAATAACTACCAAAATTACTAGTTAAAAATGACTACAATTACTTGTAAAAGTGTTCaaatatgaattaaatttaaatattaattaatatataaatataaagttatataaagtttcaattatatactttttatttatataaatttgtttatacTATGTTAGATTAGAGAACATTATTAAAACATATGATTTTAGGTATTTTTTAAACGTATTTTTTAACGTTggataattataatattataaactataaaaaatactACATATTAGTTTACAGCAGATAATTCTACCTGGTTTATGAGGATTCATGCTTAGTGGTACTATTTTCGCTAAGCTATAGATATCTGGTACAGTTTTTTCTATTAATTGGCAAAATTCCACATTCTAAACAACGCTTAATTATTTGCTCGCCTCTTTAGAAGCAGGTACTTCCCGCAAAAAGATTTCCTTTCAGCTGCAATGGGGTAACAACCTTCGTATGCGTGGAGAAGCATCCAATTCGGTAAAGAGCTTCTCATTCAAGGGCTGAGAAAACAGCTTGGAAATTGTACATCGATATCAGTGTGGGTGGATGAATGGATAGTTGGTGAAATCCCAAGAAGACCTCTCATGAAGAACATTTACGTGGACCTTATGCTCCCGGTGGCAGCTTTATTGGACATCCAGAATAGGTCTTGGAATATTGATAAGCTGCAAGAGCTATTCTATGAGGCTGATGTTGACAGTATTCTGGCCATGAATCCGGTTTTCGAGTTGGAAGATTACTGGGTGTGGGTGCATAACAAGAGTGGGGCGTACTCAGTTAAATCCGGTTACTGGCTCAGAAACAGGGTGAGTAAAGTGGAAGAGATAATACAAGCGGAAGTAAGACCATCACTCAACGACCTCAAGTCTGAAACTTGGAAGATCAAAACTCCACCGAagataaaaatgttaatttggAGGGCGATCAGCAATGCTATCCCAGCAGGTGAATTGTTGGTAAGAAGAGGGATCAGAATGGATCCAGTGTGTCAGACATGTGGTTTTGAAGGGGAATCAATCAATCACATTCTATTCACATGTTCTATTGCGAGACAGGTTTGGGCTTTGGCCAGTGTTCCAAGTCCAGAAGGGGGCTTTGATCTGGTGTCTCATTTCTCGAATTTTCACTTCCTCCTAAGGACTATGACAGAAGATAAATTACCGGTGAGAATATCTCAGGTTATTCCTTGGACGATCTGGTTCCTATGAAAGTTCCGCAATGGCATTTTGTTTGAAGATAGAAGGTTCACTGCTTCGGAGACAGTGGTGAAAATCTATGAAGAGGCAGAGGTCTGGCTCATGGCTCAGGTCGCTGAGAAGACTAGAATGGAAGAATTAAGGACTGAAGGCCAAGAGCAGAAGGTTTGGGAAGCTCCTCAGAATGGGTGGGTAAAATGCAATATGGGTGTTGATTGGAATAGAGAAGAAAAAATGGGAGGAGCAGCTTGGGTGGTCAGAGATCCTAACAGGAATAGCAGAAGAGCTTTCTTCAATACCTGAAGTAAGCGGGAGGCTACTTTTAAAGCCTTGGTGTGGACGATTGACAGCCTGGCGTCACACAAGATCAATAGGGTGATGCTAGCAATGGAAGACAAGCTTCGGTGGGGATGATAGTTCGACCCAAGGCTTGGCCGAATTTCAGATTTGAAGCTCTTGAGGTTTTAAAATGTCTATCTAAAATAGAGCGGTGGAGAATAGGAGTGTAAGAAAGATGTACTAACAGAGGAGCTTTCCTCATTGCTTAGAGTGTAACCAAAGGAAGGCGCATTCAATCTTACATGGCGCATGGCTTTCCTAGTTGGTTACACGCTTTGTTCGAGAGTGAGGAAATCAGATCCTCTGTTTTGGTATATGGCAGTGAAGAGGCTTGATTTTTTGGTTCTGATGATTGGGAGAGTATTCTCATCGCATCTTGGTTGGCTTTTGGGATGTTCTGTAGGTTTTGGATGGTTGTTTGTAGTGATCCCCTTGTTCTAACTTGTTGCTGTTGTatcaaaactatataatttacaGATGACAAAAAACAGCGTTTAATTTAAGTTTCCTAAATTACACCAACGTTGGAAAACAACAGCTGTAGATTAATGAGAAAAACTTGGGTTCACCTCTAtgtaggttcaccaaccaatcaaaaaatagtatattaaatgcagtttttttcataaaaggaaacaaaatattttgaatttacttcttaaaataaatatataaaaataaataaaaatattagtagctgtaaaaaaaatattttttaatataaattgttaattttgtctaccctaaatcctaaatcataaacgctaaatctaaaccctaaacactaaaaccctgaactcttaggtaaaccctaaacccttatgTAAATCATAAATCCTTATGTAAAtcataaatactaaaccctaaattcataatcctaaacactaaaccctaagcctttggataaactctaaattcttggataaatcctaaacttttgggtaaaaccctaaacccataaGATTTTATtcaatggtttaaaattttcccAAGGATTAAGATTTACTCAAGGGTTTcagatttacccaagggtttagggtttaccttaagttttaggttttagtttttagggtttatctAAAGATTTATGATTTAcacaagggtttagagtttatctaagagtttaggatttagtgtttatgattagtgtttatgatttagagtttaggatttagtgtggACGTTAACAACTtttagaaaaaatgttttttagatctactaatatttttattcattttttatctatttattttaagaagttaattcgaaatattttgtttccttttatgaAAAAGACTACATTTAGTATgctaatttttgattttttggtgaATCTAAAGGTTCACTataggggtgaacccaagtCTTTCTCTAGATTAAAACGCAAAGTTTTATAGTCCTAAGCTcctaaaagaaattaaatatacaGTTCTGAAATTAAATTGTTCCTGgtgataaaattatttcttgGCCACCGAATCACTCTTCAaatatttcttttcaaaaaaaaaaaaaattgcctccaactcagcaTATGTGATCTATATAATCATCTAACTGGTCTCTACTACTCCATCAGTTTATTAAAGAAGAGATAGATAAGAGCAGCACGTTAGCGAGTTAGGGAGAGAATAGAGACTAAGAGTGGGAGACTAGGATAAGACACGTTTGATTACTAATCATGGGTTTTATCGATGGAAAATCGGCACCGGTGATAATAATGATTATCGTGATTAACATGATTAACGGGTTGGTTAACGCTTTGACTAAGAAAGTTCTTGATGGAGGCATTAATCATATGATTATTGCTACCTATCGTTTGGGTATTTCtacattttttcttcttccgaTCGCTTATTTTTGGGAACGgtaaatctaattttaaattttaataattattttgctTCTTAGACTTCAATCTATATAATTTTAACtgcttaataaaaaaaattcaatacttACTTCCTTATTGACGTTTAATGAGGTTTTATGTGTAGACTATAGACAGAATCATAATTTTGTGTTCCGGACAAAATAAATACTCTATTTCATATTTGGTCAGGAATACAAGGCCGAAGCTAACAACAAGCATCTCGTTTCAGCTTTTCGTCAGTGGCCTTTTTGGGTATGTTTTCTCTTAGTCCCTTAGCTCATAATTGCTTACAATTCAGTCCCACTTTTATTGTTAGACTCATTTTAATCTTTATTGAACTATTATTTTGGCAGGGCGAGTTTGATGCAATATTTCTACTTGCTTGGCCTCAGCTACACTTCTGCCACCTTGGGATCTGCTTTCTGGGGCACATTGCCTGCTATAACTTTCATTCTGGCATTAATATTTAGGTACACTTATTATCAAGCATTATTACAATTTAAGGAGTTTTTAATTGAGAGTTTAAAATGATTACTGTTGAAATCACATTCGTTGTTAttcaaatatgaattttaaattttttcttaaaatttagtgttattaaatCATTTACTGTTATCAAAGATAAATTAAGTTATGAAATTTAAGAGGTTCTTATTGATTTTAAAGCGttttttttggagttttagttaaaatggttaaatttcaaatctaattgttttaaattgtattttatactCCTTCCGtcttttaatataagtcgttttagagaaatttttatgtttcaaattatatgacattttaaattttctatgtaaaatttattaacaattaatgttatatgaccaatgataatataccttttattttattattggttaatttctggttaggtaaataattaatgatgtttttatttagaaaatgtaagaaattaatgattttcttaatttgtgtgcaCAATTGTAAAACgacttattttaaaaaaacggagggagtattgcTTTAAGTAAAATCATAGTCTTTTCAATTCAcctaaaatcatatataaacttatgcatgggcattcggggtcccaatcgggtttcgatTTTTCCAATCGGGTctcggattttcgggtttatcaaaatcagctccATTCGGGTTATACAAAAGTTTGGTTCGGGATTGGTTAGGGTTCTTTCGGGTTCAGGtcgggttagtaaatcttcaaagaaccggtacaacccgatgtactttcaggttcgggtcccaatcggttctttggtttaaaagtacataatttgtatttactttgtaaccaaaacataagtaaaatcggttcttcggttttaaaatacctgatttatatctattttgtaaccaaaacataagtaaaatcaattcaaaaataagaaaggaACATCAAATGCGATCATTCAAAATTAAACGAAAGGTAAATATAGTTATTGATAGAAggaatacaaaattaaataaagcataaaacgaaaaaccaagttctcatgaaatgaaaaatattattcaatgaaaacaaaaccaaaatctaaaaacttcaagcTTCAAGCTTCAACCATCAACATTAATGTAATAGATAATTACtttagatgttcaataatttcttagtgtattttggatacatattaggaattaatATCATGTTTGATACAAGCTATTTTTGGAGATTATGAAtctttcgggttctatcgggtatcCATTTAAGTTCAGGGTTCGGATAATActcataacccaaaataccacaAAACCATCCAATCAGTATTTACGTCgtgttcggatcggttcggatttatttttatcggatcggattcggttcgaattttcgggttcggtttatttgcccagccctatataaacttattaaaaatcaaattgcTCCAAATCATTGAAAAGTTATAGACTTAATACGCCTATATAAGAGTTTTCATACATGTTATCATTTCAAGTGGATAAAACCATATTTTCAAAGGGTTTCTAACTAATATGAAAAGGAGACTAATAAGGAGGAAACATATAGAAATGTGAGAAAAGTATCTTAAATGAgacattcaatttttttttagaaactcaTTTTCACATGTTATTATATAATCGGTTTAGCTTTTTGAACTTAATgattgaaatttaattaaaaagaagTAATCATCTTATATTTGGTTGGATTGTTAAATAtagtgtgggggggggggggggtttaaTTTGGATTTcgatttgattttaatttttttttatattcagtTTTCTATTTATAACGATTAGCTAatactttggtttggttcagcTCAAAAACCTTTTTGTTGTGTATTTATTCGGCTTTAACCAAaacatattatcatttttatattaaatttttgtatttttatttgatatagttataaatagatttattataatataaatcgATTATTTTATTCCAGGTTTTTATTAAtccatttattaaatattattaattgcaTAATAGTAATTCAAACAAGGACTCATTGAAgaatcataattaaaaataacaaaaactatTGATATTTTTAGTCTTAAATAAATAGagttaaacacaaaatttgcaatataagaaagaagatatattttatttaagatcTATGAATATGAGAAAATtagaatttaaataatataatattaataaaatccaaattttaaataaaagttatatcaataaaatcatttaaatataaataatactgtttatattatatagtttacataTAACAACACTATTATctgctttttttattttaatcaatcatttttatgttttgtttttgttcgaTTGATTTATAtctaaaacatatttatatacaatttctAGATAACAACATTTAAACTTTATGGTATAAGCAAAtttgaatgtatttttttttgtttaatttggatCAATATGTTTACCGGACTGAGCACTCATATAAATTATCTATCCTATAAATTATCTAACCAATAATAATGCTATAATATAACACATGTTAATGTTCATTTTTTCAGATTCGAAAAGCTAAGTGTGAAAACAAAGGCAGGGTACGGCGTCGTACTTGGAGCTATGATAAGCTTAGCTGGAGCTTTAATTCTTACGTTGTACCAAGGCATTCCATTATCGAACCCTCACGAACACGCAACGATTTCACACATCCAAAAAGGACATGAGAACTGGATCAAAGGCTGTTTTCTTTTATCCTTAGGAGTTATATTTTTCAGTTCATGGATGCTTATACAAGCCAAGGTCAACGTGAGCTACCCGTGTCCATACTCAGGTACGGTCATTTTATCGGTCTTTGGGACGCTTCAGTGTGCTCTTCTTAGCTTGATCAAGACTAGACATGTGGAAGATTGGATTCTCAGAGACAAACTCACCATCATCACCGTCATTATAGCggtataaatacatatattatgtaaattcacgacaataaaaaaattatcgtCTATTTGTGTATATATGTCTGTAGGGTGTGGGTGCACAAGGAATGTGTACGGTGGGAATATCATGGTGCATCAAACAACGTGGACCTGTCTTTACATCAGCATTCAGTCCTGTCACACTTATGTTCGCAACCGTTTTCGATTTCTTGATACTTCATCGTATTATTTATTTGGGAAGGTAAAATAAAACTGTGTTTttagtacaaaaaaaaattgtgcaaATCCCCTGAACATTATTTCTAAAgtgcttaaaaaaaattacttatgtGTTATCATTACCATCGTCTTAAAGAGAGATGAGATAACCTAGTGAAAACTATAACATGGTTTCAATCATATTATAACACATACATTTTTagtgataaatatttttacttttgataaaattccaaaataagataatacttaaatatggttcaattataattaattattgtttttttttaaagatttctaATAACTAAATTGGTTgcataacaaattttttaattaaa
The Brassica napus cultivar Da-Ae chromosome A1, Da-Ae, whole genome shotgun sequence DNA segment above includes these coding regions:
- the LOC106447644 gene encoding WAT1-related protein At4g01450-like isoform X2 — encoded protein: MGFIDGKSAPVIIMIIVINMINGNTRPKLTTSISFQLFVSGLFGASLMQYFYLLGLSYTSATLGSAFWGTLPAITFILALIFRFEKLSVKTKAGYGVVLGAMISLAGALILTLYQGIPLSNPHEHATISHIQKGHENWIKGCFLLSLGVIFFSSWMLIQAKVNVSYPCPYSGTVILSVFGTLQCALLSLIKTRHVEDWILRDKLTIITVIIAGVGAQGMCTVGISWCIKQRGPVFTSAFSPVTLMFATVFDFLILHRIIYLGSVIGSVVVIIGLYIFLWSKRKQIDISKITKLPTTTVKEGKEEEDHTNVNN
- the LOC106447644 gene encoding WAT1-related protein At4g01450-like isoform X1, which codes for MGFIDGKSAPVIIMIIVINMINGLVNALTKKVLDGGINHMIIATYRLGISTFFLLPIAYFWERNTRPKLTTSISFQLFVSGLFGASLMQYFYLLGLSYTSATLGSAFWGTLPAITFILALIFRFEKLSVKTKAGYGVVLGAMISLAGALILTLYQGIPLSNPHEHATISHIQKGHENWIKGCFLLSLGVIFFSSWMLIQAKVNVSYPCPYSGTVILSVFGTLQCALLSLIKTRHVEDWILRDKLTIITVIIAGVGAQGMCTVGISWCIKQRGPVFTSAFSPVTLMFATVFDFLILHRIIYLGSVIGSVVVIIGLYIFLWSKRKQIDISKITKLPTTTVKEGKEEEDHTNVNN
- the LOC106447644 gene encoding WAT1-related protein At4g01450-like isoform X3; the protein is MGFIDGKSAPVIIMIIVINMINGLVNALTKKVLDGGINHMIIATYRLGISTFFLLPIAYFWERNTRPKLTTSISFQLFVSGLFGASLMQYFYLLGLSYTSATLGSAFWGTLPAITFILALIFRFEKLSVKTKAGYGVVLGAMISLAGALILTLYQGIPLSNPHEHATISHIQKGHENWIKGCFLLSLGVIFFSSWMLIQAKVNVSYPCPYSGTVILSVFGTLQWCGCTRNVYGGNIMVHQTTWTCLYISIQSCHTYVRNRFRFLDTSSYYLFGKVK